Proteins encoded together in one Mycobacterium sp. MS1601 window:
- a CDS encoding ABC transporter substrate-binding protein, producing the protein MRFAQNPTRGRRTRSALVALGAVAALTLSACAGSGGPEQAEATGTGEVSADVSGTVRILMENVPDTDIVQSMVADFNADYPDVDINIETLTYDQMRDKLVSSFQSSAPTYDLIVVDNPWMVDFANANFLQPLDARIDSTPDYDAGDFFTPLTDITTVDGTRFAVPFYNYALGYLYNTDDLAAANQQVPTNLDELVATSKALKTADRAGIAMQPQRGYKIFEEWGNWLFAAGGSIYDADGKVTLNTPEAKRALEAYIDTYTNAAPANSLNWSMDEAQRSVSANQSASMINYNWQLPALNEPGSGPAAGKIKLATIPGGKQVLGSWSWAIPTNSAASDAAWAFASWITSKPHDVARVEKGGAAIRQSTLQDPAVLEGQFGAEYYQTVEKLLANSAPLSQGPSGEEMIQAVGTELNEAVAGTKSVDDALAAAQAEAERIQG; encoded by the coding sequence ATGAGATTCGCTCAAAATCCCACTCGGGGGCGTCGCACGCGCTCCGCACTTGTTGCGCTGGGAGCCGTCGCCGCCCTGACCCTGAGTGCCTGTGCCGGTTCCGGTGGACCCGAACAGGCCGAGGCCACCGGCACCGGTGAGGTGTCCGCGGACGTCTCGGGCACCGTCCGCATCCTGATGGAGAACGTGCCCGACACCGACATCGTGCAGTCGATGGTGGCCGACTTCAACGCCGACTACCCCGATGTCGACATCAACATCGAGACCCTGACCTACGACCAGATGCGCGACAAGCTGGTGTCGTCCTTCCAGTCATCGGCTCCCACCTACGACCTGATCGTGGTGGACAACCCCTGGATGGTCGACTTCGCCAACGCCAATTTCCTGCAGCCGCTGGACGCCCGCATCGACAGCACGCCGGATTACGACGCCGGGGACTTCTTCACGCCGCTGACGGACATCACGACCGTCGACGGAACCCGATTCGCCGTCCCGTTCTACAACTACGCGCTCGGATACCTCTACAACACCGATGACCTCGCGGCGGCCAACCAGCAGGTGCCGACCAACCTCGACGAGCTCGTCGCCACCAGCAAGGCCCTCAAGACCGCCGACCGCGCCGGTATCGCCATGCAGCCACAGCGCGGCTACAAGATCTTCGAGGAATGGGGCAACTGGCTGTTCGCGGCCGGCGGCTCGATCTACGACGCCGACGGCAAGGTCACGCTCAACACCCCCGAGGCCAAACGCGCACTCGAGGCCTACATCGACACCTACACCAATGCCGCTCCGGCCAACAGCTTGAACTGGAGCATGGACGAGGCCCAGCGGTCGGTGTCGGCCAATCAGTCCGCGTCGATGATCAACTACAACTGGCAGCTGCCAGCCCTCAACGAACCCGGCTCAGGCCCGGCCGCGGGCAAGATCAAGCTCGCCACCATCCCCGGCGGCAAGCAAGTTCTCGGCTCCTGGAGCTGGGCCATCCCCACCAATTCAGCAGCCTCGGACGCCGCGTGGGCATTCGCATCCTGGATCACCAGCAAGCCCCACGACGTGGCACGGGTCGAAAAGGGTGGAGCGGCCATCCGGCAGAGCACCCTGCAGGATCCGGCCGTGCTCGAAGGGCAGTTCGGCGCCGAGTACTACCAGACCGTCGAGAAGCTGCTGGCCAACTCCGCTCCGCTGAGCCAGGGGCCCAGTGGCGAGGAGATGATCCAGGCCGTCGGCACCGAGCTCAACGAAGCCGTCGCGGGCACCAAGAGCGTCGATGACGCCCTGGCCGCCGCACAGGCCGAAGCCGAGAGGATCCAGGGCTAA
- a CDS encoding alpha/beta fold hydrolase, which produces MTANPARQVHLPPGRPAIVRGADGTRLHTEVFGPRDGYPIVLAHGITCAISVWHEQINDLARDYRVIAFDHRGHGRSGVPPRGHYSLNHLASDLDAVLEATLAPGERAVIAGHSMGGIAIASWAERYPHKVAQRADAVALINTTTGEIVRQVKLLAVAPRLARSRVAVGSGIIRTFGGMPVLRAAERPSKRFVAALAVGRDAAPDVADLVYDLYASTPPAGRAGCARALIDSMEKRHIRLHGLTVPTLVIGSERDRLLPIDSSRRIARDAPNLVGLVELPGGHCAILERPAEVNQELRLLIKNCTQEPSLSG; this is translated from the coding sequence ATGACAGCGAACCCCGCACGGCAAGTTCACCTGCCGCCCGGCCGGCCCGCCATCGTTCGCGGGGCCGACGGCACCCGGCTGCACACCGAGGTCTTCGGACCCCGCGATGGCTACCCCATCGTCCTGGCACACGGCATCACCTGCGCCATCAGCGTGTGGCATGAGCAGATCAACGATCTGGCCCGCGACTACCGGGTGATCGCGTTCGACCACCGTGGTCACGGCCGCAGCGGCGTTCCTCCGCGCGGCCACTACAGCCTCAACCATCTGGCTTCCGACCTGGACGCGGTGCTGGAGGCCACGCTGGCACCGGGCGAACGCGCCGTCATCGCCGGGCATTCGATGGGTGGCATCGCCATCGCCTCGTGGGCCGAGCGTTATCCCCACAAAGTCGCGCAGCGCGCCGATGCGGTGGCACTGATCAACACCACCACCGGTGAAATCGTCCGCCAGGTGAAACTGCTGGCGGTGGCGCCGCGGCTGGCCCGCAGCCGAGTGGCCGTGGGGTCGGGCATCATACGCACCTTCGGCGGGATGCCCGTGCTGCGGGCGGCAGAACGACCGAGCAAGCGATTCGTGGCAGCACTGGCGGTGGGTCGCGACGCCGCTCCCGATGTCGCCGATCTGGTCTATGACCTGTACGCGTCCACGCCACCGGCAGGCCGCGCCGGTTGCGCCCGCGCCCTCATCGATTCGATGGAGAAGCGCCACATCCGGTTGCACGGCCTGACGGTGCCCACGCTGGTGATCGGCAGTGAACGTGACCGGCTGCTGCCCATCGACTCGTCACGCCGCATCGCCCGCGACGCCCCGAACCTGGTTGGCCTGGTGGAGCTGCCCGGGGGGCACTGCGCCATCCTGGAACGGCCCGCCGAAGTCAACCAGGAACTGCGCCTGCTCATCAAGAACTGCACGCAGGAACCGTCGTTGAGCGGCTAG
- a CDS encoding PE-PPE domain-containing protein — translation MGKVFKRAVTPTVIGGMAMATVAAVALTTTVPQVASREKVALTATITPGSATNWNAQGIDRFYGIDWNATYGDTAIAPFRLIQFWQGAQNILSALDAAQGDDEPDVVVSSGRGAGNASAVITWLAHTDPDGARLNDTLWILDNNVDRPNGGYATRYPFFALVGVNPIPVPNDLEGVQILDVGYQYAWNSSAPTYISNLPALLNAIIAYAYRYQQQDKLPIPEEILRADGTLDPNASGYYIVRTDGTVERHDFDDPESKVTTVYVTYEVKGLPMLQPIRDFGGDFGNAFADVVEPVLTVLVNASYKDNNPLSDPSVYTPMQLFAPPKVWATAAQQLPGAIDEGLQRLREHMGAKPAAKKLEPTAAVAEEAPDEDALVAENTESTENTDDAAVTQTRTVLSSGNRGDDEDAEPQLDTDEETDEDLTADIEPAGDDEIVSDDGQSVDEDKAAEPDENAEKSTDGVKDTDKSTDPEKDSSSGKAVE, via the coding sequence ATGGGCAAGGTCTTCAAACGTGCTGTGACGCCGACGGTCATCGGAGGTATGGCGATGGCGACGGTGGCCGCGGTGGCCCTCACCACGACGGTGCCGCAGGTGGCGTCGCGGGAGAAGGTGGCGCTGACGGCGACCATCACCCCGGGCAGTGCCACCAACTGGAACGCCCAGGGCATCGATCGGTTCTACGGCATCGATTGGAACGCAACCTACGGCGACACCGCGATCGCCCCCTTCCGGCTGATCCAGTTCTGGCAGGGCGCCCAGAACATCCTCAGCGCGCTCGACGCCGCCCAGGGCGACGACGAACCCGACGTGGTGGTGAGCTCGGGCCGCGGGGCGGGCAACGCCAGCGCGGTCATCACCTGGCTGGCCCACACCGATCCCGACGGCGCCCGGCTGAACGACACGTTGTGGATCCTGGACAACAACGTCGACCGACCCAACGGGGGGTATGCCACCCGATACCCGTTCTTCGCGCTGGTGGGCGTCAATCCGATACCGGTGCCCAACGATCTCGAGGGCGTCCAGATCCTCGACGTCGGCTATCAGTACGCCTGGAATTCCAGTGCACCGACGTACATCTCGAATCTGCCCGCACTGCTGAACGCGATCATCGCCTACGCCTACCGGTATCAGCAACAGGACAAGCTGCCGATCCCGGAGGAGATCCTGCGCGCCGACGGCACGTTGGACCCCAACGCCTCCGGCTACTACATCGTGCGCACCGACGGCACCGTCGAACGGCACGATTTCGACGATCCCGAATCGAAGGTCACCACCGTCTACGTCACCTACGAGGTCAAGGGATTGCCGATGTTGCAGCCCATCCGCGACTTCGGCGGCGACTTCGGCAATGCCTTCGCCGACGTGGTGGAACCGGTCCTGACGGTGCTGGTCAATGCGTCCTACAAGGACAACAACCCATTGTCGGATCCCAGCGTGTACACGCCGATGCAGCTGTTCGCGCCGCCGAAAGTGTGGGCCACCGCCGCCCAGCAGCTTCCCGGCGCCATCGACGAAGGGCTGCAGAGGCTGCGGGAACACATGGGGGCCAAGCCCGCCGCGAAGAAACTTGAGCCCACCGCGGCCGTCGCAGAGGAGGCTCCGGATGAGGATGCCCTCGTCGCCGAGAACACCGAGAGCACTGAGAACACCGACGACGCCGCGGTGACCCAGACCCGCACTGTGTTGTCGTCCGGCAACCGCGGCGACGACGAGGACGCCGAGCCGCAGCTCGATACGGACGAGGAGACCGACGAGGACCTCACGGCCGACATCGAACCTGCCGGCGATGACGAGATCGTCTCCGATGACGGGCAATCCGTGGATGAGGACAAGGCTGCCGAACCGGACGAGAACGCCGAGAAGTCGACCGACGGGGTGAAGGACACCGACAAGTCGACCGACCCCGAGAAGGACAGCTCGTCCGGCAAGGCAGTGGAGTAG
- a CDS encoding TIGR03617 family F420-dependent LLM class oxidoreductase, with amino-acid sequence MKIQTALFGPTDAIARSHALKEAGATGVFTFEGPNDVFAPLTLASTVGGLDLMTNVAIAFPRNPIHLAHQANDHQLLSQGRFTLGLGTQIRTQIEKRFGADFDRPVARMVDLIKALRAIFDAWNTGERLRFEGEFYRHTLMTPNFSPGPNPFGPPPIYVGALGPRLTRATAEHADGLLVMPFGSAKFLHEATMPAVRDGLAAAGRSVGDFAVVPEIIVSAGEDHTAARRLLAFYGSTPAYKPVLDIHGWGDLQPELHTLSKQGRWQEMGGLIDDQVLHTIAACGTPAEIAEHIRKRVAGVADTVCLYQPGPIPVDVLSEIVDQL; translated from the coding sequence GTGAAGATCCAGACGGCATTGTTCGGTCCCACGGATGCGATCGCCCGGTCACACGCACTCAAAGAAGCTGGCGCCACCGGGGTTTTCACGTTCGAAGGCCCCAACGACGTCTTCGCCCCCCTCACCCTGGCATCGACGGTGGGAGGTCTGGATCTGATGACCAATGTGGCGATTGCGTTTCCGCGCAATCCCATTCACCTGGCGCATCAGGCCAATGATCATCAGCTGCTGAGCCAGGGCCGATTCACCTTGGGGCTCGGCACGCAGATCCGCACCCAGATCGAGAAGCGATTCGGTGCTGATTTCGACCGTCCGGTGGCCCGGATGGTCGACCTGATCAAGGCGCTGCGGGCCATCTTCGACGCATGGAACACCGGGGAGCGGCTACGGTTCGAAGGGGAGTTCTACCGCCACACGTTGATGACGCCGAACTTCAGCCCCGGGCCCAATCCCTTTGGGCCGCCGCCCATCTACGTCGGGGCGCTGGGGCCACGTCTGACCAGGGCCACCGCCGAGCACGCCGACGGATTGCTGGTGATGCCGTTCGGCTCGGCGAAGTTCCTACACGAGGCCACCATGCCCGCGGTGCGGGACGGCCTGGCCGCGGCCGGGCGCAGCGTGGGCGACTTCGCGGTGGTGCCGGAGATCATCGTCTCTGCGGGTGAGGACCACACAGCGGCGCGGCGGTTGCTGGCGTTCTATGGGTCCACCCCGGCGTACAAGCCCGTCCTCGACATCCACGGCTGGGGAGATCTACAGCCGGAGTTGCACACACTGTCCAAGCAGGGCCGCTGGCAGGAGATGGGCGGGCTGATCGACGATCAGGTGTTGCACACCATCGCCGCGTGCGGCACGCCCGCCGAGATCGCCGAGCACATCCGCAAACGTGTTGCGGGCGTGGCAGACACGGTGTGCCTGTATCAGCCCGGCCCCATTCCAGTGGACGTGCTGTCGGAAATCGTCGACCAGTTGTAG
- a CDS encoding flavin monoamine oxidase family protein, whose translation MRDRVDVVVVGAGFAGLTAARELVRSGHEVLVLEGRDRVGGRTAPGSVAGVPVDLGAAFVGPTQDAVLTLAAELDCPTTPTYNSGANLIRWRGRVRTYNSTIPALSIVSLMDVARIQWQFAQLVRAVPLAQPWTAPRAQSLDDQSLADWLAAVRAMESTRDLLAIMSRVTWGCEPADVSLLHAVRYVKAAGGLARMLDVRNGAQQDHFAAGTHAIAERMAADLGERVQLSATVDAVEYTDTGVSVVSTAGTVSARALVVAVPPQHRGHITFSPALPAGSAQLPRVWPQGALSKAFAAYDTPFWRADGRSGQALSDTGPVFITFDVSASTGPGVLLGFVDSREFDEWDDAQRRDRALDCFAELFGEAARSPVDYVDFRWGSEPFSPGGPTAAVPPGSWTTVGRWLREPVGPIFWAGTETADEWTGFLDGAVRSGLRVAVEVTAMLG comes from the coding sequence GTGCGTGATCGCGTCGACGTCGTGGTGGTGGGTGCAGGGTTCGCGGGTTTGACCGCGGCACGAGAGCTGGTCCGGTCCGGGCACGAGGTACTGGTGCTCGAGGGCCGCGACCGCGTGGGGGGTCGAACCGCACCCGGATCGGTGGCCGGGGTACCGGTGGACCTTGGCGCGGCATTCGTCGGACCCACCCAGGATGCCGTACTGACCTTGGCCGCCGAACTGGACTGTCCGACAACGCCGACGTACAACAGTGGCGCCAACCTGATCCGCTGGCGCGGTCGTGTGCGCACGTACAACAGCACCATCCCGGCACTGTCGATCGTCAGCCTGATGGACGTCGCCCGGATCCAGTGGCAGTTCGCGCAGCTGGTGCGCGCGGTGCCGCTGGCCCAGCCCTGGACGGCGCCGCGGGCGCAGTCACTCGACGACCAGTCACTGGCCGACTGGCTGGCCGCGGTCCGAGCGATGGAGAGCACCCGCGACCTGCTCGCGATCATGTCTCGGGTCACGTGGGGTTGTGAGCCCGCGGACGTGTCGCTGCTGCACGCCGTGCGCTATGTGAAGGCCGCCGGCGGCTTGGCCCGGATGCTCGACGTCCGCAACGGCGCACAGCAGGACCACTTCGCGGCCGGCACTCACGCCATCGCCGAACGGATGGCCGCCGACTTGGGTGAGCGGGTGCAGCTGTCAGCCACCGTCGACGCGGTGGAGTACACCGACACCGGGGTGAGCGTGGTGTCCACGGCGGGGACCGTGAGCGCACGGGCGCTGGTGGTCGCGGTTCCGCCGCAGCACCGCGGCCACATCACGTTCTCCCCCGCACTGCCCGCGGGCAGTGCCCAGCTACCCAGGGTGTGGCCGCAGGGCGCGTTGAGCAAGGCATTCGCGGCTTACGACACTCCGTTCTGGCGGGCAGACGGCCGATCGGGCCAAGCACTGTCCGACACGGGACCGGTGTTCATCACGTTCGACGTCAGCGCGTCCACCGGTCCGGGTGTGCTGCTGGGTTTCGTCGACTCCAGGGAGTTCGACGAGTGGGACGACGCGCAACGTCGGGACCGTGCCTTGGACTGCTTTGCCGAGCTGTTCGGCGAAGCCGCCCGCAGTCCCGTGGACTATGTGGATTTCCGGTGGGGATCCGAGCCGTTCTCGCCCGGCGGCCCTACCGCTGCGGTGCCGCCGGGATCCTGGACGACGGTGGGACGCTGGCTGCGTGAACCCGTCGGCCCCATCTTCTGGGCGGGTACCGAGACCGCCGACGAGTGGACCGGATTTCTCGACGGTGCCGTCCGATCCGGGTTGCGCGTCGCGGTGGAAGTCACCGCGATGCTCGGCTGA
- a CDS encoding S1C family serine protease yields the protein MTNPSRYPTNRPDPRQDPSHSAAQYYPDSAYDWRYAQQPTASYPGPAQGPYHAGTQPFSAPSTRRHRRSKKGRGTLLVGALAVAVVSAGVGAAAAVTTETDHSADMQAAIAAAPSQPVAADLPPGSVEQVAAKVMPSVVKIEIRMGRQGGEGSGIVLSPDGLILTNNHVVAGLPGEGGAQQASTGGVTQTVTFSDGRTAPFSVVGTDPAGDLAVIRAQGVSGLTPIAMGSSADVKVGQDVVAIGSPLGLQGTVTTGIISALDRPVTAGGGPDEQLSVLDAIQTDAAINPGNSGGALVNMNGELIGVNSAIATMGGGEGSAQAQSGSIGLGFAIPVDQAKRIADELVSTGTATHGSLGVQLGDNPSATGAAVAQVEAGSPAAAAGLPSGSVITKLDNRVIDGPESLIAAVRSKAPGDTVSLTYLDDSGAAQTTEVTLGQA from the coding sequence ATGACTAACCCGTCGCGGTATCCCACGAACCGGCCTGACCCCCGTCAGGACCCGAGTCATTCTGCGGCACAGTACTACCCGGATTCGGCCTATGACTGGCGCTATGCACAGCAGCCCACCGCGTCGTACCCCGGACCCGCGCAAGGTCCGTATCACGCTGGAACGCAGCCATTTTCGGCGCCCTCGACTCGACGTCACCGGCGTTCGAAGAAGGGCCGCGGCACCTTGCTGGTGGGCGCCTTGGCGGTGGCCGTCGTGAGCGCAGGGGTGGGTGCGGCAGCGGCCGTCACCACCGAGACCGATCACTCGGCCGACATGCAGGCCGCCATCGCCGCCGCTCCCAGCCAGCCGGTGGCAGCAGATCTGCCACCCGGCTCCGTCGAGCAGGTGGCTGCCAAGGTGATGCCCAGCGTGGTCAAGATCGAGATCCGCATGGGTCGCCAGGGCGGTGAAGGCTCCGGCATTGTGCTCTCGCCGGACGGCCTCATCCTGACCAACAACCACGTCGTGGCCGGTCTGCCTGGCGAGGGTGGGGCGCAGCAAGCATCCACCGGGGGCGTCACCCAGACGGTGACCTTCTCCGATGGTCGGACGGCTCCGTTCAGCGTCGTCGGCACCGACCCTGCCGGAGACCTGGCTGTGATTCGCGCGCAAGGGGTTTCTGGCTTGACACCCATTGCCATGGGTTCGTCGGCCGATGTGAAAGTCGGGCAGGACGTCGTGGCCATCGGATCGCCGCTCGGACTTCAGGGCACCGTCACCACTGGCATCATCAGCGCCCTGGACCGGCCGGTCACCGCGGGCGGAGGTCCTGATGAACAGCTCTCGGTACTCGACGCGATCCAGACCGACGCCGCCATCAACCCCGGCAACTCCGGCGGCGCGCTGGTCAACATGAACGGTGAACTGATCGGGGTGAACTCGGCCATCGCCACCATGGGCGGCGGCGAGGGTTCTGCCCAGGCGCAGAGCGGCTCCATCGGGCTGGGCTTCGCCATTCCGGTGGACCAGGCCAAGCGGATCGCCGATGAACTGGTCTCGACAGGCACCGCCACCCACGGTTCGCTGGGCGTGCAGTTGGGCGACAACCCCAGCGCCACCGGGGCGGCCGTCGCCCAGGTCGAAGCGGGCAGCCCGGCCGCTGCAGCCGGCCTGCCCAGCGGGTCGGTGATCACCAAGCTCGACAACCGGGTGATCGACGGCCCGGAGTCCCTGATCGCCGCGGTGCGGTCCAAGGCGCCCGGTGACACGGTGTCGCTGACCTATCTGGATGATTCCGGAGCCGCGCAGACCACCGAGGTCACGCTAGGCCAGGCGTAA
- a CDS encoding DeoR/GlpR family DNA-binding transcription regulator, with amino-acid sequence MTVDLKRRRDQIEQRVRADREVGYAELALEFDVSEMTIRRDVEALESLGVVRRVVGGAIAMQGKDTEPSFATRVADAAQEKNHIADVVADLISPSETVILDSGSTALAVAHSLKGRDLGLTVVTPSVLVALALVDEPQTTVVLTGGELRSGELSLIGPSTEQTLANYNCDTYIMGVAGIDGERGISDYHQAESQVKRAASRRADRVIVAADRSKLGRVTFVSIAALSQVQTIVTDGAPDHPTLVAARDAGVEVICVEGELL; translated from the coding sequence GTGACGGTGGACCTGAAGCGTCGTCGGGATCAGATCGAACAGCGCGTGCGCGCGGACCGTGAGGTCGGATACGCCGAATTGGCGCTCGAGTTCGACGTCTCCGAGATGACGATCCGGCGCGATGTCGAGGCCCTCGAGTCACTCGGCGTCGTCCGCCGGGTGGTCGGTGGCGCAATTGCCATGCAGGGCAAAGATACTGAACCATCCTTTGCGACCCGGGTGGCTGACGCCGCTCAGGAGAAGAACCACATCGCCGATGTGGTGGCCGACCTGATCAGCCCCAGCGAGACCGTGATTCTCGACTCCGGCAGCACCGCACTCGCGGTCGCCCACTCACTCAAGGGGCGCGATCTCGGATTGACTGTCGTGACCCCCAGCGTCCTGGTGGCGCTGGCACTTGTCGACGAGCCCCAGACCACCGTCGTTCTCACCGGCGGCGAACTGCGCTCCGGTGAGCTGAGCCTCATCGGCCCCAGCACCGAGCAGACACTGGCGAACTACAACTGCGACACCTACATCATGGGAGTCGCAGGCATCGACGGCGAGCGCGGGATCTCGGACTACCACCAGGCCGAGAGCCAGGTGAAGCGGGCCGCCAGCCGTCGCGCCGACCGCGTCATCGTCGCCGCCGACCGCAGCAAGCTCGGCCGGGTGACCTTCGTCAGCATCGCCGCGCTGTCCCAAGTGCAGACCATCGTCACCGACGGCGCCCCCGACCATCCCACCCTGGTAGCCGCCCGCGACGCGGGCGTGGAAGTCATCTGCGTCGAAGGAGAGCTACTGTGA
- a CDS encoding SRPBCC family protein, whose product MSAIEYSASIDVNRDADELYALIADVTRMGQWSPICRACWWDEGAGPQVGAWFTGRNQTPQRTWETRSQVVVADPGREFAWEVNNGWVRWGFVMTPIDGGTRLTEEWTFLPKGLAGFQERYGDQADAQIAERTEAAHRGIPETLAAIKRTAETQ is encoded by the coding sequence GTGTCTGCAATCGAATACTCCGCGTCCATCGACGTCAACCGCGATGCCGACGAGCTCTACGCCCTGATCGCCGACGTGACCCGGATGGGCCAGTGGAGTCCGATCTGCCGTGCGTGCTGGTGGGATGAGGGTGCAGGCCCGCAGGTCGGCGCGTGGTTCACCGGCCGCAACCAGACCCCGCAGCGCACCTGGGAGACACGCAGCCAGGTGGTGGTGGCAGATCCGGGACGAGAGTTCGCCTGGGAGGTCAACAACGGATGGGTGCGCTGGGGTTTTGTCATGACGCCGATCGACGGCGGTACCCGCCTGACCGAGGAGTGGACCTTCCTGCCCAAGGGCCTGGCCGGGTTCCAGGAGCGATACGGCGATCAGGCCGACGCACAGATCGCCGAGCGCACCGAGGCTGCCCATCGTGGGATTCCGGAGACGCTGGCGGCGATCAAGCGCACTGCCGAAACCCAGTGA
- a CDS encoding FGGY-family carbohydrate kinase, giving the protein MTRYTIGIDIGTTGTKTVLLDTTSGIVATATRETALHSPAPGFAEADTAQWYRNAVESIREVLTASGVSPGSVGAVATSGMVPAVIPVDAAGKPLRYAILQNDARAHIEVGVLADALADVDLVTLTGSALTQQSVAPTLTWLREHEPEVYANATHWVGSYDWVLTALGAPVHVEQNWALESGLFSVDGDIADVLFNAAELDPATVAPVHRPGTKVGELSRAAAEETGLVPGTALVVGGADHVLSAYAAGVNNPGDALVKLGGAGDILVASNTKVADKRLYLDAHPVPGRWLPNGCMATSGSLIRWFQSLIGGAALTDLDDEAADRAPAEILCLPYFLGEKSPIHDPDLRGVFAGMHLGHTRADLYRSVLEAIAFGFRHHVDVFGDIGIPFTRVMITNGGSKSTLWKQIHADVLGHEMLPVWGHPGASLGAAVIAAIGVGDLDDWSDAARFIALEAPFVPDPARRDAYDAAYATWQELSTAMTPISHAVARTTR; this is encoded by the coding sequence GTGACGCGCTACACCATCGGGATCGACATCGGTACCACGGGCACCAAGACGGTGCTGCTGGACACCACCTCCGGCATCGTCGCAACCGCAACACGCGAGACCGCATTGCACTCTCCCGCACCGGGTTTCGCCGAGGCGGATACCGCACAGTGGTACCGCAACGCGGTCGAGTCGATCAGGGAGGTGTTGACCGCCAGCGGAGTCTCCCCCGGTTCGGTCGGCGCGGTGGCCACCTCCGGCATGGTGCCCGCGGTGATCCCGGTGGACGCTGCCGGAAAACCGCTGCGATACGCCATCCTCCAAAACGATGCACGTGCCCACATCGAGGTCGGCGTCCTGGCTGACGCCCTCGCGGACGTCGACCTGGTGACCTTGACCGGATCGGCACTCACCCAGCAGTCGGTGGCGCCGACGCTGACCTGGCTACGGGAGCACGAGCCCGAGGTATACGCGAACGCGACCCACTGGGTCGGCTCCTATGACTGGGTGCTGACCGCACTCGGGGCCCCCGTCCACGTCGAGCAGAACTGGGCATTGGAATCCGGACTGTTCAGCGTCGACGGTGACATCGCCGACGTGCTGTTCAACGCCGCCGAACTCGACCCCGCGACGGTGGCACCGGTGCACCGGCCCGGTACCAAAGTCGGCGAACTCAGCCGCGCAGCCGCCGAGGAGACGGGACTGGTGCCCGGCACCGCTCTGGTGGTCGGCGGGGCCGACCACGTGCTGTCCGCCTATGCCGCCGGCGTCAACAATCCGGGCGATGCACTGGTGAAACTCGGTGGTGCAGGCGATATCCTGGTGGCAAGCAACACCAAGGTGGCCGACAAGCGGCTCTATCTCGACGCCCACCCCGTACCGGGACGCTGGCTTCCCAATGGCTGTATGGCGACCAGCGGCAGCCTCATCCGATGGTTCCAGAGCCTGATCGGTGGAGCCGCCCTGACCGATCTCGACGACGAGGCCGCCGATCGCGCCCCCGCCGAGATCCTCTGCCTTCCCTACTTTTTGGGTGAGAAGAGCCCCATCCACGATCCGGACCTGCGCGGTGTATTCGCCGGGATGCACCTGGGGCACACCAGAGCCGATCTCTACCGCTCGGTGCTCGAGGCCATCGCATTTGGATTCCGGCACCATGTGGACGTTTTCGGTGACATCGGCATTCCGTTCACTCGGGTGATGATCACCAACGGCGGCTCGAAATCCACCCTGTGGAAGCAAATTCACGCCGACGTGCTCGGTCACGAGATGCTGCCGGTGTGGGGACACCCCGGCGCCTCCCTGGGCGCGGCGGTGATCGCCGCCATCGGCGTCGGCGATCTCGACGACTGGTCGGACGCAGCCCGATTCATCGCCCTGGAAGCCCCGTTCGTCCCTGACCCCGCCCGGCGCGACGCCTACGACGCCGCCTATGCCACCTGGCAAGAACTCAGTACCGCCATGACCCCGATATCACACGCAGTCGCCCGCACCACCCGGTAA